From one Marmota flaviventris isolate mMarFla1 chromosome 1, mMarFla1.hap1, whole genome shotgun sequence genomic stretch:
- the LOC114107450 gene encoding LOW QUALITY PROTEIN: vomeronasal type-2 receptor 116-like (The sequence of the model RefSeq protein was modified relative to this genomic sequence to represent the inferred CDS: inserted 3 bases in 2 codons), with translation MWGKSSYNLKNYQLVLALVFAIEEINRNPHILPNMSLGFDLYNISHFEWNVLETSFFWLLGLEKMIPNYTCRRESKSVAVLMGASWKTSYQIGPFLEFYKFPQLNFGPFDHKLSDPVQFPSLYQMAPKDTSLALGMVSLLLHFHWTWVGLLISEDHKGIQILSDLRGEMEQNGVCAAFVEMIPEKHVFNHHLVTESSANVIIIYGDTKFLEDLMFDVGQTLMTWKVWVTNSQWQDVSKGKNFMLDSSHGTLMFSHHHGEIPGFTNFIXAVNPSKYPEDVYLARLWYYSFHCSFSQLDCNILENCPLNASLEWLPESTFDMAMSEESYNIYNAVYAVAHTLHEVLLHQADTPKMGNGDGLLVSPWQLHPFLKKINFENPAGEQVIXDEKMKLEGEYDIQNFWDLPEGLGQKVKVGKFSPHAPRGQQLSLHEDLIQWSIGFTQTPRSVCTERCGPGFRKSPQEGKPACCFSCTPCPENEISNETAAVLGVFVKHRDTPIVKANNRALSYILLISLTFCFLCSLLFIGRSSTATCILQETTFGLVFTVAVSMVLAKTVTVILAFKVTAPGRRMRRWLVSGAPNFIIPSCSLIQLTLCGVWLGTSPPFVDTDTHSEHGCIIITCNKGSVTAFYCALGYLGSLVLGTFTVAFLARNLPDTFNEAKLLTFSMLVFCSVWLTFLPVYHSTKGKVMVAVEVFSILASSAGLLGCIFAPKCYVILLRPHRSSLCGFREKIHCRSNKPS, from the exons atgtgggggaaaag CAGCTATAATTTGAAGAACTACCAGCTTGTGCTGGCACTGGTTTTTGCCATTGAGGAGATCAACAGGAACCCCCATATTTTACCCAACATGTCTCTGGGATTTGATCTCtataatatttcacattttgaatgGAATGTTTTGGAGACTTCCTTCTTTTGGCTATTAGGGCTGGAAAAGATGATTCCTAATTACACCTGTAGAAGAGAAAGCAAGTCTGTAGCAGTACTGATGGGAGCATCATGGAAGACATCTTACCAGATTGGGCCATTCCTGGAATTCTACAAATTTCCACAG CTCAACTTTGGACCTTTTGATCATAAACTGAGTGATCCTGTCCAGTTTCCTTCTCTCTATCAGATGGCCCCCAAGGACACATCTCTGGCCCTTGGTATGGTCTCCTTGCTGCTTCATTTCCACTGGACCTGGGTGGGGCTGCTCATCTCAGAAGATCACAAAGGTATTCAGATTCTCTCAGACTTGAGAGGGGAGATggagcaaaatggagtctgtgcAGCCTTTGTGGAAATGATCCCAGAGAAACATGTGTTCAATCATCACTTGGTCACTGAATCATCAGCAAATGTGATTATTATTTATGGTGATACTAAGTTTTTAGAAGACTTGATGTTTGATGTAGGGCAAACTCTAATGACTTGGAAAGTCTGGGTCACAAACTCACAATGGCAAGATGTCAGCAAGGGGAAAAATTTCATGTTAGATTCATCCCATGGGACTCTCATGTTTTCACACCACCATGGGGAGATTCCTGGGTTCACAAATTTCAT AGCAGTTAACCCTTCCAAATACCCAGAAGACGTTTACCTGGCTCGGCTGTGGTATTACAGTTTTCATTGTTCCTTTTCTCAACTGGACTGTAACATCTTGGAGAACTGCCCACTAAATGCCTCCTTGGAATGGTTGCCTGAAAGCACTTTTGACATGGCCATGAGTGAAGAGAGTTACAACATATACAATGCTGTGTATGCCGTGGCCCACACACTTCATGAGGTGCTTCTTCACCAAGCAGACACACCAAAAATGGGAAATGGGGATGGGCTTCTGGTTTCCCCTTGGCAG CTTCACCCatttctcaagaaaataaattttgaaaatcctGCTGGAGAACAAGTGA TGGATGAGAAAATGAAATTGGAAGGAGAATATGATATTCAAAACTTTTGGGATCTTCCAGAAGGTCTTGGACAAAAGGTGAAAGTAGGAAAGTTTTCCCCACATGCTCCACGTGGCCAACAACTGTCTTTACATGAGGACCTGATACAGTGGAGCATAGGATTTACACAG ACCCCTCGTTCTGTCTGCACTGAGAGATGTGGTCCTGGATTTAGGAAATCCCCGCAGGAGGGAAAGCCTGCCTGTTGTTTCAGTTGCACTCCTTGCCCGGAGAACGAGATTTCTAATGAAACAG CTGCTGTCCTTGGGGTCTTTGTGAAGCACAGAGACACCCCCATAGTCAAGGCCAACAACAGGGCTCTCAGCTACATCCTGCTCATCTCCCTCACCTTCTGttttctctgctctctgctcttcATTGGTCGTTCCAGCACAGCCACCTGCATACTGCAGGAGACCACATTTGGACTGGTGTTCACTGTGGCCGTTTCCATGGTCTTGGCCAAAACTGTCACTGTGATTCTGGCCTTCAAGGTCACTGCCCCAGGGAGAAGGATGAGGCGGTGGCTGGTGTCAGGGGCACCTAACTTCATCATTCCCAGCTGCTCCCTCATCCAGCTGACTCTCTGTGGAGTCTGGCTGGGGACCTCTCCTCCCTTtgtggacacagacacacactctgAACATGGCTGCATCATCATCACGTGCAACAAGGGCTCAGTCACTGCCTTCTACTGTGCCCTGGGATACCTGGGCTCCCTGGTCCTGGGAACCTTCACGGTGGCCTTTCTGGCCAGGAACCTGCCTGACACCTTCAATGAAGCCAAGCTCCTGACCTTCAGCATGCTGGTGTTCTGCAGTGTCTGGCTCACCTTCCTCCCTGTGTACCACAGCACCAAGGGCAAGGTCATGGTGGCCGTGGAGGTCTTCTCCATCCTGGCCTCCAGTGCAGGGCTCCTGGGCTGCATCTTTGCCCCCAAGTGCTATGTTATTTTATTAAGGCCACATAGGAGCTCTCTATGTGggttcagagagaaaattcattGTAGGAGCAATAAGCCTTCTTGA